GAAAATGATAAGatcttttttgtgtgtgtgggtCTATTCTATTATATAGTGCTCTAGCTAGATTGTTTCTTATACCTTTGTGTCAAAAGTATATAAtctagatatatatataaatcttgaTACGtctattatttttacttattcagtttatattttatatactttataaaaaaataattatttatataaatattttatcataaattttttatcaattgatatttgatttaggtcatgataaattatttgatgaataattaatattaataatatttttttcttataatgcAAAGAAAAGCCTTGAGGAAAAAAAGGGGAGTCAAGAAAAGTATGATCTTGAAAATGAACTTTACTTTATTGTTGCCTCCTTGGAAATTGATTcctattcaatttatttatattatattatatatattccttctttttaattttaattataaaagaaacGTGCTTgactaaaatttatataataaattaattctttttgatatatttattaaatatgataaaaaaaaatctgacaAATAAATATTAGGAACGGTGAgaattactaaaatattattttgtgtcCAAGTAAATTAAACGTGGAATTATATGGTTTGATCAAAAAGGGTGGCAACAATAACTTTGCCAAGAAAATATATgggaatttaattaattaaaatactattttGGTTTAAGTTTTCAAGATAGTGatgtttcctttttgtttttcccTATGTTTATTCCAATTTTGCTTTGTCTCAAAATTAATTGttggattttcattttttttctaagtcaAGATAATGATGTTTCctttttaattcaatataaaaattgtataaaatatatttcatttacaatttttttatatttatataataaaatttatatctgaaaatattaattaatattcatttatttttaaaaaaatgtagaaaatattTAGGATAGAGTAAGTAtcttttttgaaatcaatttttattctttaagtCAAAGTCATCAAAATGGCTAACAAATCCAAAAAGTTTGATGTcttcaaagttattttttataatgcTAAGTGCTTTGtattagaatataaaaaaaatattttgttggaaGGAATATTATGAACTTAgatatcatgtttatataaGGGGAATCAAACAAGTGGTAGAGTATGTCCAATtggagttaaaaaaaaattagctatAACATTCATTGTTAATCTATAgctaaatttcttttaataattagCTATAGATTAACAATGAATGTTATAGctaattttcttttaactcCAATTGGATATACTCTACCACTTGTTTGATTCCCTTGATATAAACATGATATCTAAGttcacatttatactatactaaggtcctattatcctttctgaacttattttattaataattttttatccctttttaacttacgtggcactatcttgtgggctcatcgatggttgatttttttcgaactagtagCACGTatgctaaaaaggggtaaataattacatataaaataagttcagggggtaataggaccttagtatagtataagtgtgtctttgggatttcgggcatagattgaggcgTACTTGAGTATTTTCCCTAATTCATAGCTAATTAATcgtttaaatataattaacaataGAAATTGCTCCAAACAAGTTGTATATCTAGCACGAGCCATAAAAATAGGAATTAACTATAAAATTCATCACTAATCTATTGTtaaacatgaattttttaattttatcattcatCGTTTAATAAAATTAgcgatatttttttattatttaacaacACAAATTATTCGTCactaattttcttaatttagtgTTAAGAATTATTAAACATAGGTGTCATTGTAATAGCTAGGAGTATATCATGGGAATAAAACTAACACTGTGTTTGGATCGTTGTTACCCATTgtatttgtattgtattgttattatatctataatatttgttttgatttttacttaaaatatattgtactggattgttaaatttcattgttacgtaacaatgaaaatccctattttatggaacaaccaatttggtgtgttttcattgttgtttaatttcttttttcaattatatctttacataatatttcaaaatattattttaccctctaagtaaatttataaattacaatacatacGATACAATCaaactaaacaattaaaatattattaaacaacaataaataatataatctaactaaacattgtatctactattcaatataatataatagaatatAGTTAACGATGATCTAGACAAAGTGTAAGTGGAATATCTAATTGTGagccttaaaaatattttagtggaTGATTCGTAAGAAAGTACCAAGAAGTTATTTGGGAGTTTGAAGGTAGGGGCCAAAAggatatatatttgtattgaagtcctaattttttttaatttctttttttcttttcgaatttttaattttaaaataataattaaagtatACTTTAATATTTGCGTAtatcttattcttttttatgcTCCATTTTACGTTTTATggaattttatcaaatatatatatatatatatatatatatatatataataccaAGCAAATAATAACCGCAAGATATAGATATACTAGGAAATTGAAAAGAattctattcttttttaaataaaataaaataaaaaaacaaattgagggcggaaagaaaggaaaaataaaaaaaaaattatcagatgaaAAATCGAGCACTCAtcgatgaaatgaaaatttagcTCTTCAATCGAAAGGATTCAACCAATAGTGTATATTTTCTTAACCTtatcttatatattttattttttttcgacaagaaaaatatcaataatgaattcatAGAGAACAAcgaaaataataagaaaattagCTAGGtatctaactaaattaaaacaTCAGAAATAGGTAAAAATCTTTATTATCCAtttgtattttgatttaatGTCAAAGTACTTCATGTAATAATTAGATAAATAGACACATTCTTCCCCCCTTGAGTAATTCTCAAAGGTGTCAAAAGAATCTCTACAGAGTGGTATTCAGTAAGTGGCAAACATATACAAGAATAGCTACCATccaaattatatacaaatactaTAATTAAAATCAAGGGGAGTGATAATTAAgatcacttaatttttaatgcatattttgtgttacaaatataaatactttATGCCATGATTAGATTAGTTAGATGAGTGAATTCAAATACTAAATGGCCTAAGGATAAAAAGTGCATTTATGAAAAGGGAAagttaaaaagaatatatattattcGATCAACTAATTTACTGATATAATTGAAGTAATATATATACAACATATACACTATACactatacacacacacatacacacatatatatagtataagGTATGGCTATACGTTGaatatgttttataaattaagGCATAATATGTAAACATGATTCTTAATTTGGCTTCAGCGGATACTTATGCCTTTCAACTTTGAGTGTGTATaaataatctaaattaaatgATCGAAtggtgtgtgtgtatatatatatatatatatacacacactttaAGTCCATTCCACTAGAGACAAGAGAGTAGACAAAACATGACTAATCCTATGTAGTCTAAACCCCTCTCTTTTGCCTCCTTAACTtcaaaagacaaaagaaaaaaaaaatgaagtctCATCAAAAGAcaatgaaaagagaaaaaagaagaaggatgtgAATTAAAGTAGAAAGAATGAGAATCAATTATTGAGAGTGGGAAATAGAGTGTATAGAGAGAGTTTTGTTATATTCTTAAACAAAAAAagggacataatttccaaattgAGTAATAAGGTATAGTGGGAAGAAATGGATGCTTTGTTTTTTGTCCAATTTTGGGAAATATATAAAGTTAGTGACTATGCATGTGACCTTAGAGAGGGATAAGAATTTGATAATTGAGTAAATGAATAAATCAAGAATTGGACCTAGGATCCATTTGTTTTTTATCCTTAATCAATGATATCataattctaattctaaaatGAATGATTGATTGATGAGATTGACAATATTGTAGAAATGGACATAAAccaataactaattaattccCCCCCACACTACATGTGTTTTCACTTCAAGTGTGCTTATGATTTGAGAAGGTGACTAGTATATCTCAACCATTTATCAAGCaattatgagaaaaaatatttttttttattgattttctatCTGGTATTTGATATCTATTTTTGATctcaatatattcatatttgtgTTAAAAAGCTTTACTTGATTCAGAGAATTGATATACAACTAATCTAGGTTCTCGCAGAAAAGTTTCAACTTGGAAGATAGAACATATCTTACCAAATATGATTCCACATTATTCTTATTGCTTgaattcaaaacttttaattagaaattttggTGGTGCATGCAAAAAGATAATTCTAATCCATAATGGAAATGAGTAATGTAGTATTCATAATATGTCTCTTTGTtgttttaaagaatttaaactTTACATTGATAAGTTTCCATAACTTAGGATTTCATTTTactacacaaataaaattattatgttacttttatattttcctatttttaatatgttaatgaagaaaagaaaaataataaaggtgACAATTTTGAGATTAATAGTTGGGAGAAGTAGAGTGGCATCTACAAGTTTGGGGAGAATTTCTACTTTGATGATTATAAGAATTTATACATTTGAAAGATAGATTCGATTATTGcctttttaatttcatatatatatatatagttgcgGCCCCTCGATCAAACTAGAGCGTAAGGGCGCTTTTTTGTTTGTATGAGTCCTGACTTCTTTTCAACGGGTAGTCCCCTTCATtctagggaaaattgtatataatagcaaactaataacctaaattaaatggaatagctatggtttgatttaattgtgctctatagcaaacattagctaaaatttgccagagtctctctcccaaaaatctcgctcgccactctccattctcgctcgcctctctcgctttatacacataagtgtataattctgtttctgttttgtataaagcgagagaaaattgtatatacacatgccaaaatgtatatcttcgtgttatacacttaattatacaatttacaaacattttacttcaaatattgcagagaaaaaggccaaggaattatacaattgcgaattatactattgcagtgaaatacaattttctctagctttatacaacagaagtgtatatattgtgtttctgtttttgtataaagcgagaaaaacatatatcttcttgctatacacttataattatgcaatatacatacattttaattcgattcaactgtatgcaaaacaaattatacaattgcagcgaaataggccaacgaattatacaattgtatatgtatagcaaattatacagttttatatttgctatggagcgcaattatgcaaagtttgctatagcatacaaatatgaattttttgtttgctatatgtgacaGTTGCCCTTCATTCTATGCTGACCCCGGCCCGGGCTGGCTTCTTGGGAAGCCCGTTCCCACAGCGCTCACGGCCCGGCTGGCCTTCCAGCGGCAGTGAGGGTGCAGGCTCCCGAAGAGAGAAGCCCAATGAATGTCAGATGCAAAGCCTATATCTAAAAGATATATTCTTAGTTACCGCTATATAACTTCTGTTTCAATTCAAGACAATTCGGAGAAGTTACACATTTGGCCGTTCGACCAACAAATATCAGtcaaaatactacatatattgtatattaactatttgtatattatacatcCGTTGACTATTTTTTAACGTATAGTTATTTgagttaatttttctttttgaaaatatataataatggcagaaaaaaagaaagaaaaatcctAAACAACAGGTGTTATGGGCTTCTAGAGGCTGGAAATGGTATTTGCAAATCTCAAGCCCAATACAAGCTACTTGCATAGAGAAAactcattttgatttattgggatattttcatataaaatatattacatattaaTTTTTGGGAGAATTATCTTTACTTCCATGAAATTTTGACTTATAACACATTATCCGAGTTttgaatcatatattattatatttatcgtgaatttcataattacaataaaaaagaaatttgatgATATACAAGTTTTGTTACAGTTTAAATTTTACTTGTACAAATAATTATCTTGAATCATAAATTCTATATAATATAGTAATACTAGAAAACTTATTTTCGATTGACCTTcgattcaaattaattatttaacatattaaacaTAACCTTTGGCTTTATGTACACCAAAATCATTCTTAGCATACTTTTGGTTAGTCAATAAAGATATaccttttaataataaataaaggtGTGATACTAATTATAGTGATGTGTCATTGTCATTTTTGTGaaagtaattaatattttttttaatagtaatatAGGTGAATTAAGATATCAATATTCTTTCTCCTCTTTGTTTCAAAAGAAAATGTATCAATTCCTTTAAATAAACAAGGACAAGATggaatataatattaaatatcaagCATTTACCAATTGTAGTATAGTTTTATTTCGAAGCTTTATcgataaaagaatatttattatcGAAGATCACAGATATTTACGAAAGGTTGATAATTTTACGATTAAATATAtctgttaaaaaattataagtaaaaagaaaataattttatctatttatttctcaaacttttttttaaaaatttgtttttcattttttaaaagaaaattcaattataagagtaaaattaataataataaattaaagaaatttaagataattactattttatgatataatgtGAAGAATTAATAAGGATAATATAGGAAAAATATCGATAAAGTTGAGTAAGGGCTGAATAAGGGGCATGAGTTGTTGCATGTTTGACACGTGTCCTATAGATCCTAAAGAACTGAATCCcactataaatttttatttattttttcaattctgAAACTTGTCTCgtgtataaaaatataaaatttatacacaaaaaACTTAGAATTATAATTcttaaaaatttttaataaaaagatgGGAAAGAAGCATCTATCTTCCATTGCCAACGATGTTATTCATTCATGTGCTATGTTAGTTTTCCTCTTTACTACTATTTTTGTTGCATTTTTTTAGTTACTAGTATAAAAATAACTGCTTTCTATGgttatttgtgtttttattttctatcgAAACTTGTTTCGTTAAAAGATAGAAATAAGATATGTGTACAGACTGTTGTTATTAGATCTTACTTTCGATACGATTAGATTATGTACGTAGTTGTTGTGGTTATGCAGGAGCTAGGGGCTAAGTGGTTTATTTGAActattttgatcaaaatttgtagttttatttttttgaaaaattatttacgtattttcttctttatatgaaataattagTTATGACTTCAAGttgttcatataattaattactaaaatatttgGACATGATTGATTGATGCTTGAAGTTGAAACAAATTGAATGAGAATTAGTAAAAAGTATCATAAGTTTGCAATGAAATTGACAACTCAAAATACTTAAATTACGATTAAATATAGAtttgtttgaatttcaaaaagtgTCACGTAAATTAAGACGGAAGGAATACATGATTTTACTTAGTGATTCGAATTTTGAGCTTCTCTTCAATTTTGAATTATACACAATATACACAAAATTGTGAAAATACTAATCATCATACCATTTGTGTTTTACTTTAAGTTGTTAGAGAGCAAACACTTTTATGTACACgtgttatttaattatatcttCAACACTCCCCACACCCTCTCGTAGAGAGTGATCTACGAGAGTGATCAGGGTGGATTTaggattttttaaattatcatgGGTCAAACGCGTGATCACGAGCCGTGGCGGAGCCATTATACTATTAGGGGGATTCATTCAACCCCTTCCagcgaaaaaattatataatatatatgtggTTAAGATAACTTTTTaagtatatatagtagatgtcgaaCCACCTTCAACTCAAATTTTGAACCCCTTTATCGAAAATTCTGGCTCTGCCACCGATCATGACTAGTAGATGACTAGTAGTGAGActtaaaacatagaaatttGTTCATTCTGAAATCATGTTGAAGTGCGTAACAATCATCCAGGTTACTAAAAAACTGAAATAAGCTGCTATTTTGCTCGTAACTAACAGAAATTTATCGCGAATTCATTACTAAATGGTACTCGTGACGGGTTTTGCTGTTTAGTACAAAATTTATCTGTCgctaaattcaatttttttttttgtaataaagtAGGTATTTATCATGTTCTCAACAGTGTTATTGATAAATGTTTTGTCACAGGAGGTTGGGCACCTCTGCAGATGAATTAGTGCATGAATTTGAGGATGGATGGGATCCTAAAATGGGGTGTTATTCAACGAAGTTGGTCGAATTTTGCTGCTCTAAGGCCCTCACTGATGTATGCAGCAAGTTGGAAGAGGCGTTAGTCGACGGTTCGTTTAGTCGGATCACGTTCGACATGATGCTAGCATGGCAAATGCCAAGTTCAGATGATGAAGAGAGGCATTCAGTTAGTCCAATGACTCTTGTCTTTATTACTACTTTGATTTTGTGCATAGTTTACTTTAATAGCTTCTGCAGTTGCTATGTTTTAATCTTAACCGTTTGTTGTTATCCGTTTCATGCCTAAATATACTTGTAGTTTCATATGCATATACTTTTTGACTTATGTTCGTAACTTATAGGAGATaagtgattttgtttttttagcaAAGCGAACAAGAACGGTTTGATTGATACTTTTTTACCGATTCTATTTAGAATTTTTgcgatttttttttcttgatgatATGTGCTGTGAGATGTGTTGTTTGCTTTATGTAACAGGAGTGCGtggcaaaagaaaaagaagataggAAAGTAACTTGTAAGTTGCCTCGAGAACAAGATGACATTTCGTTGTTCTACTCAGATGTCATGCCGCTCCTAGTAAGGAACTTGTATCTTAACtagaaattttcttttgtcacATTGTGCTACTCGATACACACTCGGATTTCCTCTGGTGTACACCTCCTgataaatgatatgtatttcTTACGGTACATTTATGTCTGATTTGACAGGTTGATAATGAACCAGGTGTTGGAGAGGATGCGTTCTTATGGATGGGGACGCTTGTACATTTAGTAGCTGATATTGTTAATGGACGATTTACTTTCGAGACGCTGACAGCATCTACGGAAAATCGACTTCATTATCCCGCTTATGACATGTTTCTGAAAGAGATTGAAAAGTAATTTTCGTTTCTCGtttggaaaataaatataatagagTTGTTGGGGTTGAGGCGTATATAGTTGATTTTGACTGATGGATTGGTTCTCCTTTCTGGTTGACTTCCGTTGATTAGATGTGTGAAGCATTTGCAAACACAAATGACACCAACAGGCATGGAAATGGCGGACGATGAGTTCATACTACATGTGGAAGGAACTGCAAGTTCACAAAGAGTAGTGCGCCACATCGGAGGTACAAGTTGGCCTGGTATGTCTTGCATTTTTTGTGGTTCGTATTGTCACGTGGCTCGAGATTGTTAACAGACTCTTTATTTCTAGGTAGGCTGACGCTAACGAACTATGCCCTTTACTTTGAGGCATCTGGTGTTCTCTCTTATAAAGAGGCTATTAAGCTTGATCTTTCAAAAGACTGCGAACAAAGTGTCACGACAGCTGCCACGGGTCCATGGGGTGCTCCTCTCTTTGACAAAGCCTTAGTTTATGAATCATCTGAATTGTAAGTACTCTTAATGACTTCTAAATATGTTGCACCAGTTATTCGAGTTCTTCGGTCTTTCCTCGAGGATTAAATTGTATTCAAGTTCTTCGGTCTTTTCTCGAGGACTAAATTGTATTTTCATTTACTAGAGACATGAACAACCGAGTAAGTCTCATCTTAAACACTTCAGGAATATGTTGCTTGGACTTTCCGAAAATGTTGACGGGATCATGTCGGATCCTTCAAAAGTAATGCTTTTTTGGAGGATCTAAAACAGGTGGCGGCAGCGTTTTTGAAGAGTCCCAGCAACATAACTTGAGGTAATCACAAAATCCAGGCCAGCTTATTAATCGACTTGTGTTTTCCGTTTAGGCAAGAAGGGATTGTCATTGAATTTCCAGAAATAACAAGCTCAACAAGACGGGACCACTGGCTTTCTCTTGTGAAGGAAATTATGCTATTGCATAGGTTTTTACGGAAGTTCAAAATAGATTCACCATTGGAGTCGTGGGAAATGCACGCAAGGACAATACTAGGAATCATTAGGCTACATGCAGCTAGAGAAATGCTTAGGATATCACCTCCAGGCCCCAAGAACTTCCTAATTTTCGACTTGCTTGATGAATTGCCAAAGGGAGATTACGTGCTTAAAGAGCTTGCCGAGAGTTTAAAAAAAGTTGACACTAGACACCCGTGTAGTGCTAGCTCGATCTTGAGAAGCCTGAATGTCTCCCAAATGTTTGTTCCGAGTGTAGAGTTAAAAGAAATCCAAAAAGATATCAATGACGTCCCTACTTCGCCAGTACAAGTCGACCATGTTTCGTCATTGGGGAGTGCTATTGATCAGTCGAGGGAGGAAGCTAAAGAAATTCAAAAGGCTAAAGCTACGGTCGAGGATCTGAAAGACGAAGGAATTGGCAATAGTGTGCAGGTTCTTATGGTAGGTTGCTACGCTGCTTCGATAGAAGTCCTGTTTACGAGTGTTGTGCAGCTCGTATTCCTAATTGAAGAGTTTCAATATGTCTCTGTACCTTTATGTAGCATATCGGTTGTGCTAAAGTATGTCTTATTTTTCCTTAGGGTCTGCTTAAACCATTGAAGAAGTTAGTTCCATATGTTGAAGAGGCGTTTACATGGGAAAGGCCGTTATCCAGTACGATTCTTGTGGTGACGACGATGGTTGTAATTTACAAGTAAGTTTCTTTATTGCTGCTATGTCATTTGCCTATGTTCGATGTCAAACAGTGAACTCCAATCGTTTTAGCAAGTCCATATTAGAGCTAACGGATGCTTATGACTGTAGCGAGTGGGTTGGCAAGGCAATAGCAGCTCTCTTATTGGGAATTGTCGCTACGATGATATGGGCTAGACGAAGGAGAATACCAGATAAGGTTGACAGGATAGTCATCTACACTGGATCCGATCAGACAACAATGGAAAGTATAGTGTCGGCACAGCTGGGGCTGAGAAGCGTCTACGACTTGATCAAAACGATGAATGTAACTATACTGAAAATTTGGTCAGTATTGGTTTCGAAAGCTCCAAAGGTACGTTATTTTGCCCTGCATTTTTTTGCTTTCAACTCCTTCCGTCGCTCGTTATCTTAGTAGGTAATTGAAGCCCGTGTACGTGTAGATAGCGTgaatcactaaaattttaataaatatcaacTTCTCAACTCGTTATCTCAAATGTACGAGTTTGAGGCTTGTATTAATTCAGTGCTAAAAACTTAATACTTTGAATCCCTTGAATTTAAATCCTGAATCTGCTTCTGAACACAGCATGCAGATATGGTAATGGTAGCATTGGTCGTTGCTGCTGTGATTTTAGCCGTGGTTCCTTTTAAGTTCATTCTCATGGCGTTGACGTCGTATGGGTTTCTGGCAGCATCAAATATAGGGAAAAACAAGCAAAATGAGAAAGGGAATAGGAGATTACAGGAGTGGTGGGACTCTATACCCGTTGTTCCTGTAGATATTGTAGACGAAATCGAGCCCAACACGTAATTTTGAATGCCGATATGATCCTGGTTTGTTTCTTCACTACACCGAGCCTTCAGTACCGTCTATTATTTCAACTTCCAACTCGAAACAAAAGCTTGAAGTTCGAAAAACATGTTTTTCTTTGCATACCTTTTGATTCGCAAGTGTTCCGTATATTTGATGTTCTTCGCGCGTTGTGTTCATGTTGTGTGTTATGGCAGGGTACGTACATGGACGTATGTCAAGATACGAATAGAGCAAGTAAAATGGTGTATTTCATGTATacatatgttaatatttttatcgtTTTGTAACGCGAGCCAGTGTGAATTACATAGTTTTTTTATTGTACTTTTCTGGAATAAGagtttgatgaatttttgtAGAACAATAAAACATTCAGATGTGTTATATGCAGGTTATATATAGTTTGCAATGTCTGCAAAACTTGTACTTGATTGAACAAAGTTTGTTTACTatcttgaaatatatatttgcGCGATTTTAAAATACTGTCATTAGGTTATTAATCACCATTTCTATGTTCTTtacatgttattttttcttACATACTCGATTTTTTGTTCCAAATTTCTCTACTCCTTTTAATGTCTTTAAAATCCATCTAACTATTTTTCGAATCGAGCTTTCAGATAAACCAAATTGAGGGACTTAAATGAAGTCGAGTTAATGAATTCTATGAAACTTGTGAGTTGGATGAACTATATCTTTATGGGCTGATTTTATCGTATTTAAtcaaacatttttcatttgtGTAGAGAGtagtttaaaattataagttgatccaatattttttttaaaaattatatctttaatttgattttttgtatattctttTACATTTGGAGTCTTCACCTGAGTCAAAAGCTATATTTGATTttacttattaaaaataattaataagtatCAAAAGTTTATTAAGTGTTGAAGTTACCGCGCTTTTAAAGAAACTTCATTGAAGAAGTAAGGTTATATTCTTAGGAATATGTTAATTAGGCAAAAGTTTAAGCaagattataaataatatatatatatatattccttgaTTTAATTAGACCATATTAAATTAAGAGGATACTAATAAGATTAAGGAATGAATCAaagatcttttttattttaggatGGTAAGCATCGAATTAGTGTAATTggtaaagataaaattaatatatacttctattagaaaaaaatggtgaaaatgttcttaaattttttataaaaatataaatttaaaaatagttgtGCGAAAAAActaataactaaaacaaaaaagtaCATTATTGAATAAAGTATTTAAAGCAAATTTCAATAGTTTTTCATTATCTGAAACTTTTAGTTTATccaataaaaattcaatttccaccttataaattaattaatcaaataaaattattcatgtattatataaaaattacca
This DNA window, taken from Solanum lycopersicum chromosome 5, SLM_r2.1, encodes the following:
- the LOC101244872 gene encoding uncharacterized protein isoform X1, which translates into the protein MGKKHLSSIANDVIHSCAMRLGTSADELVHEFEDGWDPKMGCYSTKLVEFCCSKALTDVCSKLEEALVDGSFSRITFDMMLAWQMPSSDDEERHSECVAKEKEDRKVTCKLPREQDDISLFYSDVMPLLVDNEPGVGEDAFLWMGTLVHLVADIVNGRFTFETLTASTENRLHYPAYDMFLKEIEKCVKHLQTQMTPTGMEMADDEFILHVEGTASSQRVVRHIGGTSWPGRLTLTNYALYFEASGVLSYKEAIKLDLSKDCEQSVTTAATGPWGAPLFDKALVYESSELQEGIVIEFPEITSSTRRDHWLSLVKEIMLLHRFLRKFKIDSPLESWEMHARTILGIIRLHAAREMLRISPPGPKNFLIFDLLDELPKGDYVLKELAESLKKVDTRHPCSASSILRSLNVSQMFVPSVELKEIQKDINDVPTSPVQVDHVSSLGSAIDQSREEAKEIQKAKATVEDLKDEGIGNSVQVLMGLLKPLKKLVPYVEEAFTWERPLSSTILVVTTMVVIYNEWVGKAIAALLLGIVATMIWARRRRIPDKVDRIVIYTGSDQTTMESIVSAQLGLRSVYDLIKTMNVTILKIWSVLVSKAPKHADMVMVALVVAAVILAVVPFKFILMALTSYGFLAASNIGKNKQNEKGNRRLQEWWDSIPVVPVDIVDEIEPNT
- the LOC101244872 gene encoding uncharacterized protein isoform X2, which encodes MGKKHLSSIANDVIHSCAMRLGTSADELVHEFEDGWDPKMGCYSTKLVEFCCSKALTDVCSKLEEALVDGSFSRITFDMMLAWQMPSSDDEERHSECVAKEKEDRKVTCKLPREQDDISLFYSDVMPLLVDNEPGVGEDAFLWMGTLVHLVADIVNGRFTFETLTASTENRLHYPAYDMFLKEIEKCVKHLQTQMTPTGMEMADDEFILHVEGTASSQRVVRHIGGRLTLTNYALYFEASGVLSYKEAIKLDLSKDCEQSVTTAATGPWGAPLFDKALVYESSELQEGIVIEFPEITSSTRRDHWLSLVKEIMLLHRFLRKFKIDSPLESWEMHARTILGIIRLHAAREMLRISPPGPKNFLIFDLLDELPKGDYVLKELAESLKKVDTRHPCSASSILRSLNVSQMFVPSVELKEIQKDINDVPTSPVQVDHVSSLGSAIDQSREEAKEIQKAKATVEDLKDEGIGNSVQVLMGLLKPLKKLVPYVEEAFTWERPLSSTILVVTTMVVIYNEWVGKAIAALLLGIVATMIWARRRRIPDKVDRIVIYTGSDQTTMESIVSAQLGLRSVYDLIKTMNVTILKIWSVLVSKAPKHADMVMVALVVAAVILAVVPFKFILMALTSYGFLAASNIGKNKQNEKGNRRLQEWWDSIPVVPVDIVDEIEPNT